In a single window of the Mobula hypostoma chromosome 29, sMobHyp1.1, whole genome shotgun sequence genome:
- the LOC134339252 gene encoding uncharacterized protein LOC134339252, whose translation MARVSIATRHKVVILHQQGLSQAEISRQTGVSRCAVKALLKKHKETGKIEDQKRSGRPRKLSAAEERYIILTSLLNRKKSSTAISSELTETTGTQVHPSTVRRSLVRSGLLKLKECKTAQTRFEVGGPVSDACNDTTSKASAAGVPPSETPASEAPPEELKLTVSSLPMQRCYRKSRELQPTSDRRRKQGHPLNSEELQDGHCIDSAESPSDSSEDDSDEALRLTAMSQLSPIKTKGVKVHMTEDETIDKLVVDPSTIAQPLNNLLKDRERHGSVVVSTTLYSTSNPCSTPAAVCKKFVRSPRDRVGFLRVLRFPPKVQRRSGW comes from the coding sequence atggcaagagtgagcattgcaacaagacacaaggtggtcatcctgcatcagcaaggtctctcccaagcggAAATTTCGCGGCAGACAGgtgtttcaagatgtgctgtcaaagctcttctgaagaagcacaaagaaacaggcaAAATTGAGGACCAGAAACGCAGTGGCCGGCCACggaaactgagtgcagcagaAGAGAGGTACATCATACTGACATCCCTTCTAAATCGGAAAAAGTCCAGCACCGCTAttagctctgaactcacagaaactaCTGGAACTCAAGTACACCCTTCTACAGTtcggagaagtcttgtcagaagtggtcttctgAAGCTGAAAGAATGTAAGACAGCTCAGACTCGATTTGAAGTGGGTGGTCCTGTGAGTGACGCTTGCAATGACACTACAAGTAAGGCTAGTGCTGCCGGCGTTCCACCCAGTGAAACACCTGCTTCTGAAGCTCCACCTGAAGAATTAAAGCTTACAGTGAGCAGTCTCCCTATGCAGCGCTGCTACCGGAAATCCAGAGAATTACAGCCTACGTCGGACAGGCGCCGGAAACAGGGACACCCTCTGAACTCCGAGGAATTACAGGATGGGCATTGCATAGACTCTGCAGAGTCGCCCAGCGACTCAAGTGAGGATGACAGTGATGAAGCACTAAGATTGACGGCTATGTCACAACTTTCTCCAATAAAGACCAAGGGAGTGAAGGTACATATGACTGAAGATGAAACTATTGATAAGCTAGTGGTAGATCCATCAACTATTGCTCAACCACTCAACAATCTCCTGAAGGACAGGGAAAGGCATGGcagcgtggtggttagcacaacactttacagtaccagcaacccatgttcaactcctgctgctgtctgtaagaagtttgtacgttctccccgtgaccgtgtgggtttcctccgggtgctccggtttcctcccaaagtccaaagacgcagtggttggtag